From Aspergillus fumigatus Af293 chromosome 3, whole genome shotgun sequence, a single genomic window includes:
- a CDS encoding Zn(II)2Cys6 transcription factor domain-containing protein: MYARSDQPSGHSGDTPRLRAACENCRQSKVKCNLSGKSTCIRCLRHGLPCRYRLANRSGKPKGSKNRATLKRLGQLPDENPVLRALKGKYNPDTVMDNHSHTVCERSRVLQSNEGNVRLI, encoded by the coding sequence ATGTATGCACGATCCGATCAACCTTCCGGCCACAGTGGAGACACACCCCGACTCCGGGCCGCTTGCGAGAACTGCAGACAATCAAAGGTGAAATGCAATCTTTCTGGAAAGAGTACTTGCATCCGGTGCCTTCGTCACGGGCTGCCTTGTCGATATCGACTCGCCAATCGGTCAGGGAAACCCAAGGGCAGTAAGAACAGGGCCACATTGAAGAGGCTGGGACAACTGCCGGACGAGAACCCGGTATTACGTGCTTTGAAGGGAAAGTATAACCCAGATACTGTCATGGACAATCACAGTCACACGGTATGTGAAAGATCTCGAGTGCTTCAGAGCAATGAGGGAAACGTGCGTTTAATCTGA
- the gprO gene encoding hemolysin III family protein produces MSARQRRPAESYENTSNSSQPAAIASAVLEKPPKVMKKLVHWDDLPHWQRDNHHIHTGYRPASFSFLVSFQSLTYLHNETVNIYTHLLPSLLSIPAAYLLYQELVPRYGTATRDDIIAFSCFFAGAAFCLGMSATYHTISNHSPLVARIGNTFDYIGIIGLIVGSFVPSIYYGFYCVPALQRLYWTMICAIGLGCIIVSILPKFRTPQWRPFRAAMFVGMGLSAVFPVLHGLQMFGFDQMTRQIGLGWLLLQGFLYILGATIYAARVPERLRPGKFDILGSSHQIFHVLVVCAAVAHLTGLLKAFDYRHSGVAGSCLLEVN; encoded by the coding sequence ATGTCTGCTCGCCAACGTCGTCCCGCTGAAAGCTATGAAAATACATCAAATTCGTCTCAGCCTGCCGCTATAGCTTCTGCGGTTCTCGAGAAGCCTCCGAAGGTTATGAAAAAACTTGTTCATTGGGACGACCTACCGCATTGGCAACGTGATAATCACCACATCCACACGGGATACCGACCAGCCTCGTTCTCGTTTCTCGTGTCCTTCCAGTCTCTCACGTACCTCCACAACGAAACAGTTAACATTTATactcatcttctgccatcACTACTGTCTATTCCCGCTGCGTACTTACTGTACCAGGAGCTTGTTCCTCGTTATGGGACTGCCACAAGGGACGATATCATTGCCTTTAGTTGCTTCTTTGCAGGAGCTGCCTTTTGCTTGGGGATGTCGGCAACATATCATACCATTTCAAACCACTCCCCGCTAGTCGCTCGCATAGGAAATACCTTTGACTATATCGGTATCATAGGCCTTATTGTGGGAAGCTTCGTGCCAAGCATCTACTATGGTTTCTACTGTGTTCCAGCCCTCCAACGACTGTACTGGACGATGATCTGCGCTATTGGCCTTGGCTGCATTATTGTCTCAATTCTCCCCAAGTTCCGGACGCCTCAGTGGCGGCCTTTCCGCGCAGCCATGTTTGTCGGCATGGGTCTGTCGGCGGTGTTTCCCGTGCTCCACGGGTTGCAAATGTTCGGATTCGACCAGATGACGCGCCAGATTGGGCTCGgatggcttcttcttcaggggTTCCTCTACATATTGGGGGCTACAATCTATGCAGCTCGAGTTCCTGAACGTCTGCGGCCAGGCAAGTTCGATATATTGGGCAGCTCTCACCAGATCTTCCACGTACTAGTGGTTTGCGCTGCTGTGGCTCATTTGACTGGCCTACTCAAAGCATTCGACTACCGACATAGTGGGGTTGCAGGAAGCTGTCTGTTAGAGGTTAACTGA